Proteins co-encoded in one Papaver somniferum cultivar HN1 chromosome 5, ASM357369v1, whole genome shotgun sequence genomic window:
- the LOC113284143 gene encoding F-box/LRR-repeat protein At3g58900-like gives MDLADSRIDYLQLKSYWWDKKNNMSELEDRISNLPASILHHILSFVHTRVAARTSVLSKRWKYIWRSIPSLQFRCHKSSRVQKFMRFVDTTLELHDSSNIQSLKTMTMQVIMGVKTTTTMTLLRMKITMTMKTMVGHLI, from the exons ATGGATCTCGCTGATTCAAG GATCGATTATTTGCAACTCAAAAGCTACTGGTGGGACAAAAAAAACAATATGAGTGAGTTAGAGGACAGGATTAGCAACTTGCCAGCCTCAATTCTTCATCATATCCTCTCTTTTGTTCATACTCGCGTTGCTGCTCGGACTAGTGTATTATCTAAACGATGGAAATATATTTGGAGGTCTATCCCTAGCCTTCAATTTCGGTGCCATAAGTCCTCGCGGGTCCAAAAATTCATGCGTTTTGTCGATACAACTTTGGAGCTTCATGATAGTTCAAACATACAGAG TCTGAAGACGATGACGATGCAAGTGATAATGGGAGTGAAGACAACTACTACAATGACGCTGCTGAGGATGAAGATAACAATGACAATGAAGACGATGGTTGGGCACTTGATATAG
- the LOC113280445 gene encoding uncharacterized protein LOC113280445 produces the protein MINHFGPTYFRKPTDADVKEILKQNQEREFPRMLDSLDCMHWVWTGCPTYWVGQYKGHYAKPTVILEAAASYDCWIWNAFFGLPGSQNNINVLHKSPLFEDLKYGISPRVNFTINGNHYTHGYYLADGIYPKWSTLVQCYCHPPSGEMGPSYSYFNSIQMDLRKDMERDFVILKRKFAIVCGPYRGLSAREMHNTMLTCIYAY, from the coding sequence atgattaatcattttggtccaacctatTTTAGAAAACCAACTGACGCGGATGTTAAAGAAATATTAAAGCAAAATCAGGAAAGGGAATTTCCCAGAATGCTGgatagtcttgactgcatgcattgggtatggaccGGATGTCCTACCTATTGGGTCGGCCAGTATAAGGGTCACTACGCAAAACCAACGGTTATCCTTGAGgctgctgcttcttatgattgttggatatggaaCGCTTTTTTTGGTCTCCCGGGATCTCAGAACAATATAAATGTTTTACATAAATCGCCTTTGTTTGAAGATCTAAAGTATGGAATTTCACCTCGGGTAAATTTTACTATCAACGGGAATCACTACACTCATGGTTATTATCTTGCAGAtggaatttatccaaaatggtcaactttagttcaatgtTACTGTCATCCACCTTCCGGTGAAATGGGTCCTTCATATTCATATTTCAATAGTATACAAATGGATTTGAGAAAGGATATGGAACGGGATTTTGTAATTCTGAAGCGGAAGTTCGCCATCGTTTGTGGGCCTTATCGTGGTTTAAGTGCTCGTGAAATGCATAATACTATGCTGACTTGCATATATGCATACTGA
- the LOC113280446 gene encoding F-box/LRR-repeat protein At3g58900-like, which produces MYLYTIVCLLISSPPLHCSFKARFSCFSLSITADLSKATQNNMSEVVEDRISNLPGSILHHILSFVGTRNAARTCVLFKRWMYIWRSIPILKFQNYNSWKADTFIDFVDKTLEFHDESNIKEFSLSSDAYLDEPRIQKWISTVLSHNVEDFSLRLNQSDGVPMPSSFYTCESLTSLRLLSSTVSCFPKYISFPRLERFILTGVKFRDECWNEQLFSNCPVLRFLGVAFCTRSDMKNFCISNPALKDVDIMNPEKGGYGFPNCALKIDAPNLETLTYMGRVAKDYVLSSFPTLVKATVDFSFEEYGAMWEQDIAYGAVACKFLQALAHVMYLKISDRTLQVLSVADDLLNNLPSYHNLHNLILTQEVTADKAVIVLLEKAPNLVSLDFEVFYPPDPDEEEDKDEDVGDDGGKDNH; this is translated from the exons ATGTATCTGTATACCATTGTCTGTCTGCTCATTTCTTCTCCTCCTCTCCACTGTTCATTCAAAGCTCGTTTTTCCTGTTTCTCTCTCTCAATTACTGCTG ATTTATCAAAAGCTACGCAAAACAATATGAGTGAGGTTGTAGAAGATAGGATTAGCAACTTGCCGGGTTCAATTCTTCATCATATCCTCTCCTTTGTTGGTACTCGTAATGCTGCTCGGACTTGTGTATTATTTAAACGATGGATGTACATTTGGAGGTCTATCCCTatccttaagtttcaaaactacaATTCATGGAAGGCCGATACGTTCATAGATTTTGTTGATAAAACGTTGGAGTTTCACGATGAGTCAAACATAAAGGAGTTCTCTCTCTCCTCTGATGCATACTTGGATGAACCACGGATTCAAAAATGGATCTCCACTGTGTTAAGTCACAATGTTGAAGATTTCTCGCTCAGATTGAACCAGAGCGACGGAGTTCCGATGCCATCATCTTTTTATACTTGTGAATCACTAACTTCTTTGAGGCTACTTTCAAGCACTGTTTCCTGTTTTCCTAAATATATATCTTTTCCGAGATTAGAAAGATTTATTCTTACTGGAGTGAAGTTTAGAGATGAGTGCTGGAATGAGCAACTCTTTTCTAACTGCCCCGTACTACGGTTTTTGGGTGTGGCATTCTGCACGAGGTCAGATATGAAGAATTTTTGTATTTCAAATCCTGCACTGAAAGACGTagatattatgaatccagaaaaaGGAGGATATGGCTTTCCAAATTGTGCTCTCAAAATTGATGCACCAAATCTGGAGACTCTCACCTACATGGGTAGGGTTGCAAAGGATTATGTCCTATCTAGTTTTCCAACACTAGTTAAAGCAACAGTTGACTTTTCCTTTGAAGAATATGGTGCAATGTGGGAGCAAGATATAGCTTATGGTGCAGTTGCATGTAAGTTTCTTCAAGCACTTGCACATGTGATGTATCTAAAAATTTCTGACAGAACCCTACAG GTTCTCTCTGTTGCAGACGATTTATTGAACAATTTACCTTCATATCATAATTTGCACAACTTGATTCTGACTCAGGAGGTAACCGCTGATAAAGCAGTAATTGTTTTGCTCGAAAAAGCACCTAATCTGGTGTCACTCGACTTTGAAGTG TTTTATCCCCCTGACCCCGACGAAGAAGAAGACAAGGATGAGGATGTAGGGGATGATGGCGGCAAAGACAACCATTAA